One Spirochaetota bacterium DNA segment encodes these proteins:
- the nadC gene encoding carboxylating nicotinate-nucleotide diphosphorylase encodes MEIPSYDELSLLITMALKEDIGSGDITSNAIFEQYQFARARIYSKSDGIFCGGFLIEFIYQTLDPSVSVTLYRSEGAHITQDDVVADIEGNVRTLLSGERTVLNFLQRTCGIATQTSRMVSIVRGTNIKILDTRKTLPGFRMLDKYAVWCGGGTNHRMGLYDMVLIKDNHIKAAGGILQAVQMVKKAYNAHYTIEVEVETLNQVQEAVEAGADIIMLDNMSRDRIALALSIINGRAKVEVSGNMDEHRLKEISDLPVDYVSIGALTHSVKAFDLSMRLL; translated from the coding sequence ATGGAAATACCTTCTTATGATGAGCTATCGCTGCTAATAACAATGGCATTAAAAGAAGATATTGGCAGTGGTGATATCACAAGCAATGCAATTTTTGAACAGTATCAATTTGCTCGTGCACGAATTTATTCAAAAAGTGATGGTATATTTTGTGGTGGCTTCTTGATTGAGTTTATATACCAGACGCTTGACCCTTCTGTTTCTGTGACGTTATACCGAAGTGAAGGGGCACACATTACACAGGATGATGTAGTTGCCGACATTGAAGGCAATGTGCGCACACTGCTTTCAGGTGAGCGGACAGTGCTCAACTTTTTACAACGAACCTGTGGGATAGCTACTCAAACTTCTAGGATGGTTTCTATAGTGCGTGGCACAAATATCAAAATCCTTGATACACGAAAGACATTGCCTGGTTTCAGGATGCTTGATAAATATGCAGTATGGTGTGGGGGTGGTACCAATCATCGCATGGGGCTTTATGATATGGTTCTTATAAAGGATAATCATATTAAAGCTGCGGGTGGAATATTGCAGGCAGTTCAGATGGTGAAAAAAGCGTACAATGCGCACTATACTATTGAAGTTGAAGTTGAAACGCTCAACCAGGTGCAGGAGGCTGTAGAAGCTGGTGCTGATATTATTATGCTGGATAACATGTCTAGAGACAGGATTGCATTGGCACTGTCCATTATAAATGGCAGAGCAAAGGTTGAGGTATCAGGGAATATGGATGAACATAGATTAAAAGAAATCTCTGATCTGCCGGTAGATTATGTATCAATAGGAGCGCTTACCCACTCGGTGAAGGCGTTTGATCTTTCAATGCGTTTGCTGTAA